Proteins encoded within one genomic window of Vulgatibacter sp.:
- a CDS encoding tetratricopeptide repeat protein, translating to MSKDVRKPGSDNWEKSETGGRFIRDVVIVAAVLAGGFGWYYTSSQKKAEADKTAKVAKDLLLKDDPKAYAQAEAKLKEVLALDSSHGYSLAALAELNAILYVDHNVGDRKGAASEFVAKAVAEKTSTAEEYAAKAMMMTAEGKAAEAEKFLTAEVLDKGAGGARIYAALGEALRAQGKLEEARRAFKAAFDADWRNPRFAVLIGESYLEEGDATNALAYFSKGLQSNSEHLGSMLGAARARIANGAGLKEAGDAIKSAMEREAELTPSLKARALVAKAELELFEQKVDDAIATAHAAAQADATDPWSFAVKAKAEASKKDANAITSFEKAIAADAYVAAFYFDAAKYLLAAELDSAKAISFLEQYPLKKDDKYFLEFGNALRRTGKLDDALAKYELGIKENEVNGALYVAKGSILREQSKFDEAEKAFEAAQAAQEFNPDLYVEKAMLRFAKKEYEQGMQEYATALTQWRQAKASREQLTAAIAQVKDLLAKAGQRQYAQVWETEATQLIR from the coding sequence ATGAGCAAGGACGTCCGCAAGCCTGGCAGCGACAATTGGGAGAAGAGCGAGACCGGTGGTCGGTTCATCCGCGACGTCGTCATCGTCGCGGCGGTCCTCGCCGGCGGCTTCGGCTGGTACTACACCTCCTCGCAGAAGAAGGCCGAGGCCGACAAGACGGCCAAGGTCGCCAAGGATCTCCTCCTCAAGGACGATCCCAAGGCCTACGCGCAGGCGGAAGCGAAGCTGAAGGAAGTGCTCGCCCTCGATTCGAGCCACGGCTACTCGCTCGCCGCTCTGGCCGAGCTGAACGCGATTCTCTACGTCGACCACAACGTCGGCGACCGCAAGGGCGCTGCCAGCGAGTTCGTGGCCAAGGCCGTCGCCGAGAAGACCAGCACCGCCGAGGAGTACGCTGCCAAGGCGATGATGATGACCGCCGAGGGCAAGGCCGCCGAGGCGGAGAAGTTCCTCACCGCCGAGGTGCTCGACAAGGGCGCCGGCGGCGCGCGCATCTACGCCGCGCTCGGTGAGGCGCTGCGCGCCCAGGGCAAGCTCGAGGAGGCGCGCCGCGCCTTCAAGGCCGCCTTCGACGCCGACTGGCGCAACCCCCGCTTCGCCGTGCTGATCGGCGAGAGCTACCTCGAGGAGGGTGACGCCACCAACGCGCTCGCCTACTTCTCGAAGGGCCTCCAGTCGAACTCGGAGCACCTCGGCTCGATGCTCGGCGCCGCCCGCGCCCGCATCGCCAACGGCGCTGGCCTCAAGGAGGCCGGTGACGCGATCAAGTCCGCGATGGAGCGTGAGGCGGAGCTCACCCCGAGCCTGAAGGCCCGCGCCCTGGTGGCGAAGGCCGAGCTCGAGCTCTTCGAGCAGAAGGTCGACGACGCCATCGCCACCGCCCACGCCGCTGCGCAGGCCGACGCGACCGACCCCTGGTCGTTCGCGGTGAAGGCCAAGGCCGAGGCGAGCAAGAAGGACGCGAACGCCATCACCTCGTTCGAGAAGGCGATCGCTGCCGACGCGTACGTGGCGGCGTTCTACTTCGACGCAGCCAAGTACCTCCTCGCCGCGGAGCTCGACTCGGCCAAGGCGATCTCCTTCCTCGAGCAGTACCCGCTCAAGAAGGACGACAAGTACTTCCTCGAGTTCGGCAACGCGCTCCGCCGCACCGGCAAGCTCGACGACGCCCTCGCGAAGTACGAGCTCGGCATCAAGGAGAACGAGGTCAACGGCGCGCTCTACGTCGCCAAGGGCTCGATCCTCCGCGAGCAGTCGAAGTTCGACGAGGCGGAGAAGGCCTTCGAGGCGGCGCAGGCTGCCCAGGAGTTCAACCCCGACCTCTACGTCGAGAAGGCCATGCTCCGCTTCGCGAAGAAGGAGTACGAGCAGGGCATGCAGGAGTACGCCACCGCCCTCACCCAGTGGCGGCAGGCGAAGGCCTCGCGTGAGCAGCTCACCGCGGCGATCGCCCAGGTGAAG
- a CDS encoding peptidoglycan-binding domain-containing protein, giving the protein MRRVILAALGVSVGLFGCATAGGPEPVTGYPALEKTAGPDIEPRELGRPVERLDAASFARVEEALQAGGWLDPVPLPGEMRLALLAVQREEGLAPTGWLDADTASALGLEADEVLPIEAGAGAYWSAGATLDGGMVGGEPGPASLPPDPAALGASQPAAPADPAFQFAEARRLRAAARVLRGRAARAEGRERAFFEAQAAKAESVFRLHAEQLEDLGGATALAGLELVQADGEEAVAGIEEGEEVRAAYGEDLVELSPEEIERMQRTLWAEGFYHQAPNGQLDDPTRQAIRAWQTAQGWVPTGAVDEGTADRLVSAPEARTPQGLEPPGSPQPGGAAPPQNGQAGAPAGGEGNAETGEDLPAD; this is encoded by the coding sequence ATGAGGCGCGTGATCCTGGCGGCGTTGGGTGTATCGGTTGGTCTCTTCGGCTGCGCCACCGCTGGTGGCCCGGAGCCGGTGACGGGGTATCCGGCCCTCGAGAAGACGGCGGGGCCCGACATCGAACCACGGGAGCTGGGCAGGCCGGTGGAGCGGCTCGACGCCGCCTCCTTCGCCCGGGTGGAGGAGGCGCTCCAGGCCGGCGGCTGGCTCGATCCGGTGCCGCTGCCCGGGGAGATGCGCCTCGCGCTCCTCGCCGTGCAGCGGGAGGAGGGGCTCGCCCCCACCGGCTGGCTCGACGCGGATACCGCTTCGGCGCTCGGCCTCGAGGCCGACGAGGTCCTGCCCATCGAGGCGGGGGCCGGCGCCTACTGGAGCGCCGGCGCCACCCTCGACGGTGGCATGGTCGGCGGCGAGCCGGGGCCTGCGTCGCTGCCGCCCGATCCCGCGGCGCTGGGGGCCAGCCAGCCTGCAGCACCCGCGGACCCCGCGTTCCAATTCGCCGAGGCCCGCAGGCTCCGGGCCGCCGCCCGGGTGCTCCGCGGCAGGGCGGCGCGGGCCGAGGGGCGGGAGCGCGCCTTCTTCGAGGCGCAGGCAGCCAAGGCCGAATCCGTCTTCCGGCTCCACGCCGAGCAACTCGAGGATCTGGGCGGGGCCACCGCGCTCGCCGGGCTCGAGCTGGTCCAGGCCGACGGTGAGGAGGCGGTTGCGGGGATAGAGGAGGGTGAGGAGGTCCGCGCCGCCTACGGTGAGGATCTCGTGGAGCTCTCCCCCGAGGAGATCGAGCGGATGCAGCGCACGCTCTGGGCGGAGGGCTTCTACCACCAGGCGCCGAACGGGCAGCTCGACGATCCGACCCGGCAGGCGATCCGGGCCTGGCAGACCGCGCAGGGGTGGGTTCCCACCGGCGCGGTGGACGAGGGAACCGCGGACCGCCTCGTCTCGGCGCCGGAGGCCCGGACGCCGCAGGGGCTCGAGCCGCCCGGCTCGCCGCAGCCCGGCGGCGCCGCGCCGCCGCAGAACGGCCAGGCCGGCGCGCCTGCAGGCGGCGAGGGGAACGCGGAGACGGGCGAGGACCTCCCGGCGGACTGA
- a CDS encoding TldD/PmbA family protein: MATRRTPQPRTAPRTGPQQPAARTGRGRAPAAPLVASTPPPPLPIATIERLLGLAMGRGADFAEVYVERGATTSVLLDEGKIKSAAVGMSSGVGIRAIHGARVGYAWSDDLDDRTLDQTARTAAAVAASGGKEEPIRVSRISVPRYYHVIEPLADVAIARKVDLVERADATARAYDRRITQVQASWADHSKKVAVANTEGYYAEDEQDLCRIHVQVVAQGKDGERRTGSYGGGGRVGIGHFDNFRPEDVAREAARQAIATLGAVDAPAGPQTVVLAPGWSGILLHEAIGHGLEADFIRKGTSLYAGKLGEKVASDKVTVIDDGTMANARGSVNVDDEGVPAERKVLIENGILRGYMFDKHNARLMKQKSTGSGRRQSFKHYPLPRMTNTYLAPGDSTPDEIIRSVDRGLYCKHFGGGQVDISNGNFVFEVAEAYLIEKGKLTRPVKNATLIGVGPEALAGVSMVGCDPTPDPGIGTCGKDGQSVPVGVGLPTVRIDGLTVGGTKVGAGKVA, from the coding sequence ATGGCGACGAGACGGACCCCGCAGCCACGCACGGCCCCACGCACCGGCCCGCAGCAGCCAGCAGCCCGCACCGGTCGCGGGCGCGCGCCTGCAGCGCCCCTCGTCGCCAGCACCCCGCCCCCACCCCTCCCGATCGCGACCATCGAGCGCCTCCTCGGCCTCGCCATGGGCCGCGGCGCCGATTTCGCCGAGGTCTACGTCGAACGGGGCGCCACCACCTCGGTCCTCCTCGACGAGGGGAAGATCAAGTCGGCAGCGGTGGGCATGTCGAGCGGCGTGGGGATCCGCGCCATCCACGGCGCCCGGGTCGGCTACGCCTGGAGCGACGACCTCGACGACCGCACCCTCGACCAGACCGCCCGCACCGCTGCGGCGGTGGCGGCGAGCGGCGGCAAGGAGGAGCCGATCCGCGTCTCCCGGATCTCGGTGCCGCGCTACTACCACGTGATCGAGCCGCTCGCCGACGTGGCGATCGCCCGGAAGGTCGACCTGGTCGAGCGCGCCGACGCCACCGCCCGGGCCTACGATCGCCGGATCACCCAGGTGCAGGCCTCCTGGGCGGATCACTCGAAGAAGGTCGCCGTCGCCAACACCGAGGGCTACTACGCGGAGGACGAGCAGGATCTCTGCAGGATCCACGTGCAGGTGGTGGCGCAGGGCAAGGACGGCGAGCGCCGCACCGGCTCCTACGGCGGCGGCGGCCGGGTCGGCATCGGCCACTTCGACAACTTTCGGCCCGAGGACGTGGCCCGCGAGGCAGCACGCCAGGCGATCGCGACGCTGGGCGCAGTCGACGCACCTGCCGGTCCGCAGACGGTGGTGCTGGCGCCGGGCTGGAGCGGCATCCTCCTCCACGAGGCGATCGGCCACGGGCTCGAGGCCGACTTCATCCGCAAGGGCACCAGCCTCTACGCCGGCAAGCTCGGCGAGAAGGTCGCCTCCGACAAGGTCACCGTCATCGACGACGGCACCATGGCCAACGCCCGCGGCTCGGTGAACGTGGACGACGAGGGCGTTCCCGCCGAGCGGAAGGTGCTGATCGAGAACGGCATCCTGCGCGGCTACATGTTCGACAAGCACAACGCCCGGCTGATGAAGCAGAAGAGCACCGGCAGCGGCAGGCGGCAGTCGTTCAAGCACTACCCGCTGCCCCGGATGACCAACACCTATCTCGCCCCCGGGGACTCGACCCCCGACGAGATCATCCGCAGCGTCGACCGGGGCCTCTACTGCAAGCATTTCGGCGGCGGGCAGGTCGACATCTCGAACGGCAATTTCGTCTTCGAGGTGGCCGAGGCCTACCTGATCGAGAAGGGCAAGCTCACCCGCCCGGTGAAGAACGCCACGCTGATCGGCGTGGGGCCCGAGGCGCTCGCCGGCGTCTCGATGGTCGGCTGCGACCCGACGCCGGATCCCGGCATCGGCACCTGCGGCAAGGACGGGCAGAGCGTGCCGGTGGGCGTGGGCCTGCCGACGGTGCGCATCGACGGTCTGACGGTGGGCGGGACGAAGGTCGGCGCCGGGAAGGTGGCTTGA
- a CDS encoding TldD/PmbA family protein, whose product MATVDLLDICERVVKRARRLGATQAEAYGERTREAAVRVREGEVEDLTQAEGKGLGLRVIVEGRLGFAYTSDFSDAALEEFVRRAVALAKVAAKDASNKLPDERALKSRNPELHGLFDPEIEGLTTDWKIEAARTMERAGKAEDKRVSNFESVGAGDFVADVAIHSSEGLHERYRGTYVYLFAAPVAKGDDGQLQTAYWVDYKRRLRDLETPEEIGRIAARRAARMLGAKKVKTQRVPVIFEPTIAASFVAGIASAVNGDLVRKGSSFLGDKLGKRIAPESITVVDDGLLPGGISTAPFDGEGIATRRTPVIERGVLQNFLYDSATARKAKAKPTGNARRGYSSLPGIGVTNFHLHAGDTPAQSIVKSVKNGLYVTAMLGRGANTVTGDYSRGANGIWIRNGEFAEPVQEVTVAGHMLDMLQTIDAVGDDIDFRGSVGAPTIRFAELTVSGS is encoded by the coding sequence ATGGCAACCGTGGATCTGCTCGACATCTGCGAGCGCGTGGTGAAGCGCGCGCGGCGCCTCGGCGCCACGCAGGCGGAGGCCTACGGCGAGCGCACCCGCGAGGCGGCGGTGCGGGTGCGCGAGGGAGAGGTCGAGGATCTCACCCAGGCGGAAGGCAAAGGTCTCGGCCTGCGCGTGATCGTCGAGGGGCGCCTCGGCTTCGCCTATACCAGCGACTTCTCCGACGCGGCCCTCGAGGAGTTCGTGCGCCGGGCGGTGGCGCTGGCGAAGGTCGCTGCGAAGGATGCGAGCAACAAGCTCCCCGACGAGCGAGCCTTGAAGAGCCGCAACCCCGAGCTCCACGGCCTCTTCGATCCGGAGATCGAGGGGCTCACCACCGATTGGAAGATCGAGGCGGCGCGGACGATGGAGCGCGCCGGCAAGGCGGAGGACAAGCGCGTCTCCAACTTCGAGTCGGTGGGCGCCGGCGACTTCGTGGCCGACGTGGCCATCCACTCGAGCGAGGGGCTCCACGAGCGCTACCGGGGCACCTACGTCTACCTCTTCGCCGCGCCGGTGGCGAAGGGCGACGACGGCCAGCTCCAGACCGCCTACTGGGTCGACTACAAGCGGCGCCTGCGCGATCTGGAGACGCCGGAGGAGATCGGGCGGATCGCGGCCCGGCGCGCAGCGCGCATGCTCGGCGCGAAGAAGGTGAAGACCCAGCGGGTGCCGGTGATCTTCGAGCCCACCATCGCCGCCTCTTTCGTGGCCGGAATCGCCTCCGCGGTGAACGGCGACCTGGTGCGCAAGGGCTCCTCCTTCCTCGGCGACAAACTCGGCAAGCGGATCGCGCCGGAGAGCATCACCGTCGTGGACGACGGCCTGCTCCCCGGGGGCATCTCCACCGCCCCCTTCGACGGCGAGGGGATCGCCACCAGGCGCACGCCGGTGATCGAGCGCGGCGTGCTCCAGAATTTCCTCTACGACAGCGCCACCGCGCGGAAGGCGAAGGCGAAGCCCACCGGCAACGCGCGCCGTGGCTACTCGTCGCTCCCGGGGATCGGCGTCACCAACTTCCACCTCCACGCAGGCGACACGCCGGCGCAGTCGATCGTGAAGTCGGTGAAGAACGGGCTCTACGTCACCGCGATGCTCGGCCGCGGCGCGAACACCGTCACCGGCGACTACTCGCGGGGTGCCAACGGCATCTGGATCCGCAACGGCGAGTTCGCCGAGCCGGTGCAGGAGGTCACGGTCGCCGGCCACATGCTCGACATGCTCCAGACCATCGACGCGGTGGGCGACGACATCGACTTCCGCGGCAGCGTGGGGGCGCCGACGATCCGCTTCGCCGAGCTCACCGTCTCGGGTTCTTGA
- a CDS encoding SLC13 family permease gives MDAAIVLGLVLVAMVLFAIERVPIEVASLVLMVLIALSGVLTPAEAFAGISNETVIFIFALLAMTRGLGSTGVMQIVGRRAAFATRFGERTFSTVLFAVVAGFSSIASNTAVTAAFLPVVSAAAARARIPRSRILLPMAYSSMLGGTILLFGTSTNLVVSEAMAGMGMRRIGFSELAVIGLPLTCIAIAWMVFTRGRLPVRKEQRGDEPLAHRKFVTEAVPVANSRLLGRDVVEAATDLGLDVIAIVRKQTWIPAEPGVRIGPRDRLIIRGGRHEILRVKDLRSVILGGEAQEEGPPGPATILVEAFVPPHSPLVGRSLHGFLFRERLGLAPLALHRHPTVELGRSPHEAIFEARSIERVRLDAGDVILLSGPPRRMRGLAQGDLLTILGTVAYQRPRYRKAGLALLIFAAAVGAAGARVVPPAIAGLTGMLAMIATRCVDAADAFRVEWRVVLLIGSLLALGAAMEASGAGALVAGALLPVAEIGGPRAALFTVMLLTVLLSAPMSNQAAALVLLPVGVQIAQMLGVDARPFAIGTCLAASCSFVTPLEPSAALVYGPGHYRFSDFVRAGTPLTLLALVLLTVAVPWLWPFG, from the coding sequence ATGGATGCGGCGATCGTTCTCGGACTCGTGCTCGTGGCGATGGTCCTCTTCGCCATCGAGCGCGTGCCGATCGAGGTCGCATCGCTGGTGTTGATGGTCCTGATCGCCCTCTCCGGCGTCCTGACGCCGGCGGAGGCCTTCGCCGGCATCTCGAACGAGACGGTGATCTTCATCTTCGCCCTGCTGGCGATGACCCGCGGCCTCGGCTCGACGGGGGTGATGCAGATCGTCGGCAGGCGGGCTGCGTTCGCCACCCGCTTCGGCGAGCGCACCTTCTCGACGGTGCTCTTCGCCGTCGTGGCGGGCTTCTCCTCCATCGCGTCGAACACGGCGGTGACCGCGGCGTTCCTGCCGGTGGTCTCGGCAGCTGCGGCGCGGGCGCGCATCCCCCGCAGCCGGATCCTCCTGCCCATGGCCTACAGCTCGATGCTGGGCGGGACGATCCTGCTCTTCGGCACCTCGACCAACCTGGTGGTCAGCGAGGCGATGGCGGGGATGGGCATGCGGCGGATCGGCTTCTCCGAGCTGGCGGTGATCGGCCTGCCGCTGACCTGCATCGCCATCGCGTGGATGGTCTTCACCAGAGGCCGCCTTCCGGTCCGAAAGGAGCAACGGGGCGACGAACCGCTCGCCCACCGCAAGTTCGTCACCGAGGCGGTCCCCGTGGCGAACTCCCGCCTGCTCGGCCGGGACGTGGTGGAGGCGGCGACCGATCTCGGCCTGGACGTGATCGCGATCGTGCGCAAGCAGACCTGGATCCCCGCGGAGCCGGGCGTGCGGATCGGACCGCGCGATCGGCTGATCATCCGCGGCGGCAGGCACGAGATCCTCCGGGTGAAGGATCTGCGCAGCGTCATCCTCGGCGGCGAGGCGCAGGAAGAGGGGCCGCCAGGCCCCGCGACCATCCTCGTCGAGGCCTTCGTCCCGCCGCACTCGCCGCTGGTGGGCAGGTCGCTCCACGGCTTCCTCTTCCGCGAGCGCCTCGGCCTGGCGCCGCTGGCGCTGCACCGCCATCCCACCGTCGAGTTGGGGCGAAGTCCGCACGAAGCGATCTTCGAGGCGCGATCGATCGAGCGGGTGCGCCTCGACGCCGGCGACGTGATCCTGCTGAGCGGTCCGCCGCGCCGCATGCGCGGGCTGGCGCAAGGCGACCTCCTCACCATCCTCGGCACCGTCGCCTACCAGCGGCCGCGCTACCGGAAGGCCGGGCTCGCGCTGCTCATCTTCGCGGCGGCGGTCGGCGCAGCGGGGGCCCGCGTGGTGCCGCCGGCCATCGCCGGACTCACCGGCATGCTGGCGATGATCGCCACCCGCTGCGTCGACGCCGCCGACGCCTTCCGGGTCGAGTGGCGCGTGGTGTTGCTCATCGGCTCGCTGCTGGCGCTCGGCGCCGCGATGGAGGCGAGCGGCGCCGGCGCCCTCGTCGCCGGAGCGCTGCTCCCGGTGGCGGAGATCGGCGGCCCTCGCGCCGCGCTCTTCACCGTGATGCTCCTCACCGTGTTGCTCTCGGCGCCGATGAGCAACCAGGCGGCGGCGCTGGTGCTGCTGCCGGTGGGCGTCCAGATCGCGCAGATGCTCGGCGTCGACGCGCGGCCCTTCGCCATCGGCACCTGCCTCGCCGCCTCGTGCTCCTTCGTGACGCCGCTCGAGCCCTCCGCCGCCCTGGTCTACGGCCCGGGCCACTACCGCTTCTCCGACTTCGTCCGCGCGGGCACGCCGCTCACCTTGCTGGCGCTGGTGTTGCTGACCGTCGCCGTGCCGTGGCTCTGGCCCTTCGGTTGA
- a CDS encoding DUF2267 domain-containing protein, translated as MRDTTMRESAREVTGDFLQLSLAEQLLVLRRIVPAVADRLEKGELLGFLRDLFGEAAWYERHGGVQGERPTRRGERFSHAARDQKAWRFLKEVAAEAELDAPGDAAPPVAAVLCAVQRRISEREAQQFLAQLPEGIQALGACDVHADLATGDSSFGRQGFLVQVASHAELGGEEDADRVAGAVFRVVRRWISEGEMRDVESQLPADMKGLLG; from the coding sequence ATGCGGGACACCACTATGCGGGAGAGCGCACGCGAGGTCACCGGGGACTTTCTGCAGCTGTCTTTGGCGGAGCAGCTGCTCGTGCTGCGGCGCATCGTCCCGGCGGTGGCCGATCGGCTCGAGAAGGGGGAGCTGCTCGGCTTTCTCCGCGACCTCTTCGGCGAGGCGGCCTGGTACGAGCGCCACGGCGGCGTGCAGGGCGAGCGGCCCACCCGCCGCGGCGAACGCTTCTCCCACGCGGCCCGGGATCAGAAGGCCTGGCGCTTCCTCAAGGAGGTGGCGGCGGAGGCGGAGCTCGACGCACCGGGCGATGCGGCGCCGCCGGTGGCGGCGGTGCTCTGCGCGGTACAGCGGCGGATCAGCGAGCGGGAGGCACAGCAATTCCTCGCCCAGCTGCCGGAGGGGATCCAGGCGCTCGGCGCCTGCGACGTGCACGCCGACCTCGCCACCGGCGACTCCTCGTTCGGCAGGCAGGGCTTCCTCGTGCAGGTGGCGTCCCACGCCGAGCTGGGCGGCGAGGAAGACGCCGACCGGGTGGCCGGGGCGGTCTTCCGCGTGGTGCGGCGCTGGATCAGCGAGGGCGAGATGCGCGACGTGGAGAGCCAGCTCCCCGCCGACATGAAGGGGCTGCTGGGCTGA
- a CDS encoding sigma-54-dependent transcriptional regulator: protein MTENRTADSSAPLVLVVDDEAANLESVARIFQKEGLRTATAATGEQGLDQLRRERVNVLVTDLQMPGMSGVDLLRAARTVSPGTEVVLMTAYGTVETAVEAMKEGAYDFLTKPLKRHNLVKSVRKALEKQELVEENKRLRARVAQLSKAGGIVGASPAFRATMDIVRQAAPSSATILVLGESGTGKELVARAIHDLSNRADGPFIPINCAAIPESILESELFGYEKGAFTGAVGRKEGRFERAHKGTLFLDEVGEMSPAVQVKLLRVIQEGEFERLGGTSPVKVDVRLVAATNRDLAQEVKEGRFREDLYYRLNVVKLGLPPLRERTGDVLLLANHFLRAFCEKNGKQITGFSKQAQEAMERYGWPGNVRELENAVERAVVLSRTEVIDLGDLPETVRGAADAAPASRAIVIPIGTPMDEIEMRVIHETLRHTQGDKTLAAQLLGIATRTIYRKLDREKSAGEPETV from the coding sequence ATGACCGAGAACCGCACCGCAGACAGCTCCGCCCCGCTGGTCCTCGTCGTCGACGACGAGGCGGCCAACCTCGAGTCGGTGGCCCGCATCTTCCAGAAGGAGGGCCTGCGCACCGCCACCGCCGCCACCGGCGAGCAGGGGCTCGATCAGCTCCGCCGCGAGCGGGTGAACGTGCTGGTGACGGACCTGCAGATGCCCGGCATGTCGGGGGTCGACCTCCTCCGCGCCGCCCGCACCGTCTCCCCCGGGACCGAGGTGGTGCTGATGACCGCCTACGGCACGGTGGAGACCGCGGTAGAGGCGATGAAGGAAGGGGCCTACGACTTCCTCACCAAGCCGCTCAAGCGCCACAACCTGGTGAAGAGCGTGCGCAAGGCCCTCGAGAAGCAGGAGCTGGTCGAGGAGAACAAGCGCCTGCGCGCCAGGGTGGCGCAGCTCTCCAAGGCCGGCGGGATCGTCGGCGCCTCCCCCGCCTTCCGCGCCACCATGGACATCGTCCGCCAGGCAGCCCCCTCCTCCGCCACCATCCTCGTCCTCGGCGAGAGCGGCACGGGCAAGGAGCTGGTCGCCCGGGCGATCCACGACCTCTCGAACCGTGCGGACGGCCCCTTCATCCCGATCAACTGCGCCGCGATCCCCGAGTCGATCCTCGAGAGCGAGCTCTTCGGCTACGAGAAGGGCGCGTTCACCGGCGCGGTGGGCCGCAAGGAAGGCCGCTTCGAGCGCGCCCACAAGGGCACGCTCTTCCTCGACGAGGTGGGCGAGATGAGCCCCGCGGTGCAGGTGAAGCTCCTCCGCGTGATCCAGGAGGGCGAGTTCGAGCGCCTCGGCGGCACCAGCCCGGTGAAGGTCGACGTGCGCCTCGTGGCGGCGACCAACCGCGACCTCGCCCAGGAGGTGAAGGAGGGGCGCTTCCGCGAGGACCTCTACTACCGCCTCAACGTGGTGAAGCTCGGCCTCCCGCCGCTGCGCGAGCGCACCGGCGACGTGCTCCTCCTCGCCAACCACTTCCTCCGGGCCTTCTGCGAGAAGAACGGCAAGCAGATCACCGGCTTCTCGAAGCAGGCCCAGGAGGCGATGGAGCGCTACGGCTGGCCGGGGAACGTGCGCGAGCTCGAGAACGCGGTGGAGCGCGCCGTCGTCCTCAGCCGCACCGAGGTGATCGATCTCGGCGATCTGCCGGAGACGGTACGCGGCGCTGCCGACGCAGCGCCGGCCAGCAGGGCCATCGTCATCCCGATCGGCACCCCGATGGACGAGATCGAGATGCGGGTGATCCACGAGACCCTGCGCCACACCCAGGGGGACAAGACCCTGGCGGCCCAGCTGCTCGGCATCGCGACCCGGACCATCTACCGCAAGCTCGACCGCGAGAAGTCCGCCGGCGAGCCCGAGACCGTCTGA
- the gspC gene encoding type II secretion system protein GspC, with translation MELLFRKYFWSVNLAFLALAGLLAARTVNTFVAAQLAPPVRVQAADAGKRTAPPRLGLASINLEQTARVFGIELPKEEPAEVAATPAFDPNAEPVKSSLRASLIGTMVANRNEWSFATIRDDSNQNVGMYLPGDQFMGAEILSVDRLRVILLNQGRKEFLAIGDAAAPVPAVAAPVAAAPASSSGEGINQVDENNYVIPREEIDKQLSNLNSIATQARIVPSFKNGTANGFKLFSIRPGSIYSKIGIQNGDVIRRINGYEINSPDKALEVYTKLKESSKIEIELERRGKPVTKSYSIQ, from the coding sequence ATGGAGCTTCTCTTCCGCAAATACTTCTGGTCGGTCAACCTCGCCTTCCTGGCTCTCGCCGGGCTCCTGGCGGCGCGGACCGTCAACACCTTCGTCGCGGCGCAGCTGGCGCCGCCGGTGAGGGTGCAAGCCGCGGACGCCGGCAAGCGCACCGCTCCGCCCCGGCTCGGGCTGGCCTCCATCAACCTGGAGCAGACCGCGCGCGTCTTCGGCATCGAGCTCCCGAAGGAGGAGCCTGCCGAAGTGGCAGCGACCCCCGCCTTCGATCCCAACGCCGAGCCGGTGAAGAGCAGCCTCCGCGCCTCGCTCATCGGCACCATGGTCGCGAACAGGAACGAGTGGTCGTTCGCCACCATCCGGGACGACAGCAACCAGAACGTCGGGATGTATCTCCCTGGCGACCAGTTCATGGGCGCCGAGATCCTCTCCGTCGATCGTCTCCGCGTGATCCTCCTCAACCAGGGTCGCAAGGAGTTCCTGGCCATCGGCGACGCCGCCGCGCCGGTGCCCGCGGTGGCGGCGCCGGTTGCAGCGGCGCCTGCGTCCTCCTCCGGCGAGGGGATCAACCAGGTCGACGAGAACAACTACGTCATCCCCCGCGAGGAGATCGACAAGCAGCTGTCGAACCTCAACTCCATCGCCACGCAGGCCCGCATCGTGCCGTCGTTCAAGAACGGCACCGCGAACGGCTTCAAGCTCTTCTCGATCCGTCCCGGCTCGATCTACTCGAAGATCGGCATCCAGAACGGCGACGTGATCCGCCGCATCAACGGCTACGAGATCAACAGCCCCGACAAGGCCCTCGAGGTCTACACCAAGCTCAAGGAATCCTCGAAGATCGAGATCGAGCTGGAGCGGCGGGGCAAGCCGGTGACCAAGTCCTATTCCATCCAGTAG